In one window of Pseudobdellovibrionaceae bacterium DNA:
- the gcvP gene encoding aminomethyl-transferring glycine dehydrogenase, translating into MPNSPRLSFADRHLGPSVSDMEQMLQFVGTESLERLIENAAPKSILSKNRADLGRGLSEEEFLSLARSVAKKNILNKSYIGMGYYDCFTPKVILRNILENPGWYTAYTPYQAEISQGRMEALLNFQTMIMDLTGMEMANASLLDEGTAAAEAMNLCLNVQRKVDQKRFFVASDCLPQTIEVLQTRAEPLGIELCIAPPDQFDFSMGGFGVLLQYPSLTGAVENPSAIIEKAHAAGLKVVMAADLMALCLLTPPGELGADVVVGTSQRFGVPMGFGGPHAAFMATKEEFKRSIPGRIIGVSKDVDGKPALRLALQTREQHIRRERATSNICTAQVLLAVMASMYAVYHGPEGLKAIAQRIHGLAVAFSEAVRKLGFAVKHAQFFDTVCVSTDAKTTEKILSLAESRGVNLGRVGDDLIIAFDEVKTVDDTLEVINLFAEASNKGTLVTKLTASTTSPVAKDLQRSSAFLTHPTFNSYHSETEMLRYIHRLEQKDLALNSAMIPLGSCTMKLNATSEMIPVTWPEFSGIHPFAPLNQATGYLEMIHQLERWLSDLTGFSAVSLQPNAGSQGEYAGLLVIRKYLHSLGQAQRNVCLIPSSAHGTNPASAVMAGMNVVVVGCDNEGNIDIADLRAKADKHKDQLAALMVTYPSTHGVFEEGISEICKVIHDNGGQVYMDGANLNALVGVAKPGEFGPDVAHLNLHKTFCIPHGGGGPGIGPIGVAKHLAGFLPSHDVVPDCGPDSGIPAVSAAPWGSASILPISWGYIAMMGWEGLRKATQVAVLNANYIAKKLEPHFPVLYKSHNGWVAHECIIDLRPFKESAGVSVDDVAKRLMDFGFHAPTMSWPVAGTLMIEPTESESKEEMDRFCDAMIAIREEIKAIEEGKLETNDNPLVNAPHSMEMLMGSDWPHSYSREQAAFPRPWVKDHKFWVPIRRVDNAYGDRHLVCTCPSIDAYSES; encoded by the coding sequence ATGCCAAATTCTCCTCGCCTCAGCTTTGCTGACCGGCATTTGGGCCCAAGTGTTTCTGATATGGAGCAAATGCTTCAATTCGTAGGAACCGAATCACTTGAGCGACTCATTGAAAATGCAGCGCCCAAATCAATCTTGTCGAAAAATCGTGCTGACCTTGGTCGCGGCTTGAGTGAAGAAGAGTTTTTAAGCCTCGCCCGGTCTGTGGCAAAAAAAAATATTCTGAATAAAAGCTACATTGGAATGGGGTACTATGACTGCTTTACCCCAAAAGTTATTTTAAGAAACATACTTGAAAATCCCGGCTGGTATACAGCCTATACGCCTTATCAAGCTGAAATCTCGCAAGGGCGAATGGAAGCTCTTCTCAATTTTCAAACAATGATCATGGACCTCACGGGAATGGAGATGGCCAACGCGTCGTTACTTGATGAGGGAACCGCCGCCGCCGAGGCCATGAACCTTTGCCTGAACGTGCAACGAAAAGTAGATCAAAAAAGATTCTTCGTCGCCTCTGATTGCCTGCCGCAAACCATCGAAGTGTTGCAAACTCGTGCCGAGCCGCTTGGCATTGAATTGTGTATTGCTCCGCCTGACCAATTCGATTTTTCAATGGGAGGATTTGGCGTATTGCTTCAATACCCCAGCCTGACTGGCGCGGTGGAAAACCCCTCTGCCATTATCGAAAAGGCCCATGCCGCTGGATTAAAAGTCGTAATGGCTGCTGATCTCATGGCTCTTTGTTTGTTGACTCCCCCTGGAGAACTTGGAGCTGATGTGGTTGTGGGCACCAGCCAACGCTTTGGCGTTCCCATGGGTTTTGGCGGCCCCCATGCCGCATTTATGGCGACAAAAGAAGAATTCAAAAGATCCATACCCGGACGCATTATAGGTGTTTCAAAAGATGTCGATGGAAAGCCGGCTTTACGCCTAGCCTTGCAGACTCGCGAACAACATATTCGAAGAGAACGAGCCACAAGTAATATTTGTACAGCACAAGTTCTATTGGCGGTGATGGCGTCCATGTATGCCGTTTATCATGGGCCTGAGGGGCTCAAAGCCATTGCTCAACGCATACACGGCTTGGCCGTGGCCTTTAGCGAAGCCGTTAGAAAACTGGGTTTTGCCGTGAAGCACGCCCAGTTTTTTGACACTGTTTGTGTGAGTACCGATGCAAAAACCACTGAGAAAATTTTGTCGCTGGCTGAGTCTCGAGGAGTCAACCTTGGCCGAGTGGGAGACGACCTTATCATTGCCTTTGATGAGGTGAAAACAGTGGATGACACCCTGGAGGTGATCAATCTGTTTGCCGAAGCCAGCAACAAAGGGACATTGGTCACAAAGCTCACAGCTTCCACAACCTCCCCTGTGGCAAAAGATCTTCAGCGCAGCAGTGCTTTTTTGACCCATCCCACTTTTAACAGCTACCACTCCGAAACAGAAATGCTTCGGTACATTCATCGGTTAGAACAAAAAGACCTGGCGTTGAACAGTGCCATGATTCCGTTGGGTTCGTGCACAATGAAACTCAATGCCACCAGCGAAATGATTCCCGTCACGTGGCCCGAATTTTCCGGAATACACCCGTTTGCTCCATTAAACCAAGCCACGGGATATCTTGAAATGATTCACCAATTGGAACGTTGGCTGTCTGATCTCACCGGCTTTTCTGCCGTGTCTCTGCAACCCAATGCCGGTTCACAGGGTGAGTATGCAGGACTTTTGGTCATTCGAAAATACCTCCATAGCTTAGGGCAAGCTCAAAGAAACGTTTGTTTAATTCCATCATCCGCCCATGGCACAAACCCTGCCAGTGCCGTTATGGCCGGAATGAACGTGGTCGTTGTCGGATGTGACAACGAAGGCAACATTGATATTGCAGACTTAAGGGCCAAGGCCGACAAACACAAAGATCAATTGGCAGCATTGATGGTCACTTATCCGTCGACACATGGAGTGTTTGAAGAGGGCATTAGTGAAATCTGCAAAGTTATTCACGACAACGGTGGACAGGTTTATATGGATGGCGCCAATCTAAACGCTCTGGTCGGGGTGGCAAAGCCTGGCGAATTTGGACCAGATGTGGCTCATTTAAATCTTCATAAAACCTTTTGCATTCCTCACGGGGGTGGCGGCCCTGGAATTGGCCCTATTGGTGTGGCTAAACATCTTGCTGGATTTTTGCCATCACATGATGTGGTCCCGGACTGTGGCCCTGATTCTGGGATTCCTGCTGTATCGGCAGCTCCTTGGGGCAGTGCGAGCATCTTGCCAATATCTTGGGGTTATATTGCAATGATGGGTTGGGAGGGGTTACGCAAAGCCACTCAAGTGGCCGTACTCAATGCCAATTACATCGCCAAGAAACTCGAGCCCCATTTTCCAGTCCTCTATAAAAGTCACAATGGATGGGTGGCCCATGAGTGCATTATCGATTTGAGGCCTTTTAAAGAATCTGCGGGAGTCAGCGTTGATGATGTGGCCAAAAGGCTTATGGATTTTGGTTTTCACGCGCCCACCATGTCTTGGCCTGTGGCCGGCACACTCATGATTGAGCCCACTGAAAGTGAATCCAAAGAAGAAATGGATCGCTTTTGTGATGCCATGATTGCCATTCGGGAAGAAATCAAGGCCATTGAAGAAGGAAAGCTTGAAACTAACGACAACCCATTGGTGAATGCCCCTCATAGTATGGAAATGCTTATGGGTTCTGATTGGCCGCACTCATACTCAAGAGAACAAGCGGCATTTCCACGTCCTTGGGTTAAAGATCATAAGTTTTGGGTTCCCATTCGGCGGGTGGACAATGCCTATGGAGATCGGCATCTCGTGTGCACTTGTCCAAGTATCGACGCTTATAGTGAGTCGTGA
- the rfaE1 gene encoding D-glycero-beta-D-manno-heptose-7-phosphate kinase: MTQKTLAGTELQGIQKNILKRLPELEGRKVIVVGDVGLDEYVMGSVSRISPEAPVPVLDVSEEDQRVGLAANVAQNIASLGGIPLLVGVVGDDAAADALKKHLAASQVSNDFLITDKTRPTTRKTRVMAEHHHLVRVDYEHRRFLSADVEAQLLEKVESLLPESDGVILQDYAKGVISERGAQNIIAMAHRAGKRVLVDPHRSTPLSYYHGADLFKPNRDEAFILSELNLDELREKKDSYLKVGETLMRRIGCQHLVMTRGKAGMTLFEKDEVVDLPTYARQVFDVTGAGDTVVAAIGLAWLSGLSLEEACVLGNFAAGVVVGKVGCVPCTVPELTEYMGR; the protein is encoded by the coding sequence ATGACACAGAAGACTCTTGCCGGAACAGAACTCCAAGGTATTCAAAAAAATATCCTCAAGCGACTGCCTGAGTTAGAAGGCCGTAAGGTGATTGTGGTAGGCGATGTGGGCCTCGATGAATATGTTATGGGAAGTGTATCTCGAATTAGCCCAGAGGCTCCAGTTCCTGTTTTGGATGTTTCTGAAGAAGATCAACGGGTTGGATTGGCCGCCAACGTGGCGCAAAATATTGCCAGTCTTGGCGGTATCCCGCTTTTGGTGGGCGTGGTGGGAGATGATGCGGCCGCCGATGCTTTGAAAAAACACTTAGCCGCCTCACAGGTGTCTAATGATTTTCTCATCACTGACAAAACAAGACCCACCACTCGTAAAACCAGAGTGATGGCAGAACACCACCATTTGGTGCGCGTTGACTATGAGCATCGAAGATTTTTGTCAGCGGATGTGGAGGCCCAACTTTTAGAAAAAGTAGAGTCGCTATTGCCAGAAAGCGATGGTGTGATTTTGCAGGATTACGCTAAAGGTGTGATCAGTGAAAGGGGCGCTCAAAATATCATTGCCATGGCTCATCGGGCCGGTAAGCGCGTGTTAGTTGACCCTCATCGAAGCACTCCTCTTTCGTATTATCACGGAGCCGATTTGTTTAAGCCCAACCGTGATGAGGCTTTTATTCTTTCAGAGCTCAATCTGGATGAATTGCGCGAGAAAAAAGACTCCTATCTAAAAGTGGGAGAGACCCTCATGCGGCGAATTGGCTGTCAGCACCTCGTGATGACCCGTGGTAAAGCCGGCATGACTCTCTTTGAAAAAGACGAAGTGGTGGATTTACCCACCTATGCCCGCCAAGTGTTCGATGTGACCGGGGCCGGCGACACCGTTGTGGCGGCCATTGGGTTGGCCTGGCTATCCGGGCTAAGCCTTGAAGAAGCCTGTGTTTTAGGAAACTTCGCGGCCGGAGTGGTGGTCGGCAAGGTCGGTTGTGTCCCTTGCACCGTACCTGAGCTTACCGAATACATGGGCCGCTAA
- a CDS encoding quinone-dependent dihydroorotate dehydrogenase, which yields MVDYLKPWLWLPASTAHSLSPIMLQTLSRLRTRKRIVWESKKWRHLRFDNPLGISGGVDKNADMVRTWWRFGLGFVEVGTITPRAQGPNPGKILDRRIRHHAVWNRMGFPSKGLSYAKAQLTSLKQPHFTPIFANIGKNRETPLRSAADDYIKCIRGLDGLVDGFVINISSPNTSGLRNLLESTNLKNFMSPVVEANRDIRTTMGFPMPLILKLSPDLDNEQLDQVLDVSIHYDIDGWVISNTSTELYNHVGLPQEGGVSGQPLAEKAEGLLRKTIVALGDDRQDRLVVSSGGVMTPEDVFRRLQLGADLVQVYSTLIFNGPWFFCQTAKAYRSRNKAGKLQ from the coding sequence TTGGTAGATTATTTGAAGCCATGGTTGTGGTTACCAGCTTCAACAGCTCACAGCTTAAGCCCGATCATGCTTCAAACCCTCAGTCGCCTGAGAACTCGAAAAAGAATTGTTTGGGAATCCAAAAAATGGCGCCACTTACGATTTGATAATCCATTGGGAATTAGCGGTGGTGTGGATAAAAACGCAGACATGGTCCGCACCTGGTGGCGCTTCGGCCTCGGCTTTGTAGAGGTGGGAACGATCACTCCCCGAGCGCAAGGACCGAATCCCGGTAAGATACTTGACCGACGCATTCGGCATCATGCCGTTTGGAATCGAATGGGATTTCCCTCAAAGGGATTGAGCTATGCAAAGGCACAACTGACTTCACTGAAGCAGCCCCACTTTACGCCTATTTTTGCCAACATTGGTAAAAACCGAGAAACTCCTTTGCGTAGTGCTGCTGATGACTACATCAAATGCATTCGAGGCCTTGATGGCCTGGTAGATGGGTTTGTGATCAATATTAGTAGCCCAAACACCAGCGGACTGAGAAATCTGCTAGAGTCCACAAACTTGAAAAACTTTATGTCCCCAGTTGTCGAGGCAAATCGAGATATTCGCACCACTATGGGCTTTCCCATGCCGCTCATTCTAAAACTCAGCCCCGATTTAGATAACGAACAGTTGGACCAGGTGCTGGATGTTTCCATTCACTATGATATTGATGGATGGGTGATTAGCAACACGTCCACTGAACTTTACAATCACGTGGGCCTACCACAAGAAGGTGGAGTCTCTGGGCAACCGCTGGCCGAAAAAGCAGAAGGCCTTTTGCGAAAAACCATCGTGGCGTTGGGAGATGACCGCCAAGATCGATTGGTTGTGTCTAGCGGTGGTGTGATGACGCCTGAAGATGTCTTTCGACGCTTGCAGTTAGGGGCTGATTTGGTGCAGGTTTACTCCACTTTAATCTTTAACGGACCATGGTTTTTTTGCCAAACGGCTAAGGCGTACCGATCTCGCAACAAGGCAGGGAAGCTACAGTGA
- a CDS encoding integration host factor subunit beta, whose amino-acid sequence MTKADLINLISEKANITRVKAETVVNTVFDSMVEALMKDDRIEIRGFGSFENREYSARKGRNPRTGEVIDVDQKKIPFFRPGKELKRDVDQGNN is encoded by the coding sequence ATGACCAAGGCAGATTTAATCAACTTGATTTCAGAAAAGGCCAATATCACTCGAGTGAAGGCAGAAACTGTTGTGAATACTGTTTTTGATTCGATGGTCGAAGCTCTAATGAAAGATGATCGAATTGAAATTAGAGGTTTTGGTTCATTTGAAAATCGCGAATACTCAGCGCGAAAAGGCCGCAACCCTCGCACAGGCGAAGTGATTGATGTGGATCAAAAGAAAATTCCGTTTTTTCGCCCCGGAAAGGAACTCAAACGAGATGTGGATCAAGGCAACAACTAG
- a CDS encoding (deoxy)nucleoside triphosphate pyrophosphohydrolase has protein sequence MSQQGREATVKKKRPTWIPVVAGLIRRKDQFLLGFRPNEEPVPSVWEFPGGKIEPGESPEDALIRELDEELGITVEVGPLRLSVTHNYGDVGVIILFYDVIYWQGEPRAIYHEDLKWAGKKELKSLPLPEANKKVLHRIIATLP, from the coding sequence ATCTCGCAACAAGGCAGGGAAGCTACAGTGAAGAAGAAGCGCCCCACATGGATCCCTGTCGTAGCGGGCTTGATTCGCCGGAAAGACCAATTTCTTTTGGGTTTTCGCCCCAATGAAGAACCGGTGCCCTCGGTATGGGAGTTCCCCGGCGGTAAGATTGAGCCCGGGGAGTCGCCCGAGGACGCACTGATCCGAGAGCTTGATGAAGAATTGGGAATCACCGTTGAAGTGGGGCCTTTGCGCCTGAGCGTCACTCACAACTATGGAGATGTGGGCGTTATTATATTGTTTTATGACGTGATTTATTGGCAGGGGGAGCCCCGCGCCATTTATCACGAAGACCTCAAATGGGCCGGCAAAAAAGAACTGAAGTCTTTACCGCTGCCTGAGGCCAATAAAAAAGTCTTGCACCGAATCATTGCCACTTTACCGTAA
- the rlmN gene encoding 23S rRNA (adenine(2503)-C(2))-methyltransferase RlmN, which yields MQMTAGAPAGSVNFFDLNVHDLERYLTGLGKERFRAQQLIKWVYGRRIETVDQMTDLSKSFRAELPQILNFYRPPIVSDLKSADGTRKLLFSVGDGQTVESVLIPSVGRLTLCVSSEVGCNLGCKFCFTGKQKLKRRLNAYEIVGQFLGASDLLQEGERITNIVFMGMGEPLDNPDAVFKSIEILCNDWGANLSRRKITVSTAGIVPMIPKVTESGARLAVSLNGADDETRDKVMPINKKWPIAELLEACRQHARATKDKVTFEYVLLKGVTDSIEDARKLYRLTKSVPCKINIIPFNEHPGSGYHRPDDEQVDLFQAELMRLGAHVLRRKTMGRDIYAACGQLTSAFDGRPERMHIT from the coding sequence ATGCAAATGACGGCAGGGGCCCCAGCGGGGTCAGTGAATTTTTTTGATCTCAACGTACATGATCTGGAACGGTATCTCACAGGTTTGGGTAAGGAGCGTTTTCGTGCCCAACAACTTATAAAATGGGTTTATGGCCGTCGGATAGAGACTGTGGATCAAATGACTGATCTTTCAAAGTCGTTTCGTGCCGAACTGCCTCAGATCCTCAACTTTTATCGTCCCCCGATTGTGAGCGATTTAAAAAGTGCTGATGGAACCCGCAAGTTACTGTTTAGCGTTGGTGACGGACAAACAGTGGAGTCTGTATTGATACCGTCAGTGGGTCGGTTGACTCTTTGTGTTTCTTCTGAAGTGGGATGCAATCTTGGCTGTAAGTTCTGCTTTACGGGAAAACAAAAGCTAAAACGCCGACTCAATGCTTACGAAATTGTGGGTCAGTTTCTAGGTGCCAGTGATCTGCTTCAAGAGGGAGAGCGCATCACAAACATAGTATTTATGGGAATGGGCGAGCCGCTAGACAATCCAGATGCCGTATTCAAAAGCATAGAAATTCTCTGTAATGACTGGGGCGCCAATTTATCCCGTCGAAAGATCACCGTTTCAACTGCGGGTATTGTGCCGATGATTCCGAAGGTCACAGAGTCAGGTGCCCGCCTTGCTGTAAGCCTTAACGGCGCCGATGATGAAACTCGTGACAAGGTGATGCCGATTAATAAAAAATGGCCCATTGCAGAGCTACTTGAAGCATGTAGGCAACACGCTCGCGCCACCAAAGACAAAGTGACTTTTGAATATGTGTTGTTGAAGGGTGTGACGGACTCCATCGAAGATGCTCGTAAGCTCTACCGACTCACAAAAAGTGTTCCCTGCAAAATAAACATCATACCATTTAATGAACACCCAGGTTCAGGGTATCACCGCCCCGATGATGAACAGGTGGATTTATTTCAGGCTGAGCTGATGAGACTGGGTGCACATGTGTTGCGGCGAAAAACCATGGGCCGCGACATTTACGCTGCTTGTGGCCAACTGACATCAGCATTTGACGGGCGCCCAGAAAGAATGCACATCACATAA
- a CDS encoding glycosyltransferase family 4 protein, which translates to MSPELVDPLNICIVAERFPILGRASDHGFLWPIARGLASRGHNVTVLAWKNPQGKPEIQQDNVQAYFLGEPYGLDRSEFPELVLKKFETLHREKPFQIVHSIDKNGYLIGLNKKNFKVAMAYDVEATEMAQLFSILGMARDTVSSLLQTSVAVFYKFMTTYWSSDRKLLKTADGIFVTNPMQRIILERYYLYPEYHTYLVPYGIEIRDLSPREKSNELRQKLSIPLNAKVVVTITDMQEVAEIKNLLIAFEKVAVKKPSARLIIVGSGPKLKQIEYQTYMLALGTRVVFAGAVRNSDLPDYIALADVFINISSRTTGFEPNLLEAMAQQKVIVGSEVSPIATIVEDGDDGFLIRPADTTALTHLLLQIFTEQLPVEKIGEHARNKVLDLFDSNKMVDQTLEAYRNTLKKSGHQR; encoded by the coding sequence ATGAGTCCTGAGTTAGTAGACCCATTGAATATATGTATTGTGGCTGAGCGGTTTCCCATACTAGGTCGTGCTTCTGACCATGGGTTTTTGTGGCCCATTGCTCGGGGGCTGGCTAGCCGCGGTCATAATGTCACGGTGTTGGCTTGGAAAAATCCTCAGGGAAAGCCTGAAATTCAACAAGACAATGTGCAGGCCTATTTTCTGGGTGAGCCCTATGGCCTAGACCGCAGCGAATTTCCGGAATTGGTGTTAAAAAAGTTTGAGACCTTGCATCGGGAAAAACCTTTTCAGATTGTTCACAGTATCGATAAAAATGGCTACCTCATTGGGCTTAATAAGAAAAACTTCAAAGTCGCTATGGCCTATGACGTTGAGGCCACTGAGATGGCCCAACTGTTTTCTATCTTAGGAATGGCCAGAGATACTGTCAGTAGCCTGCTTCAGACCAGCGTTGCCGTGTTTTACAAGTTCATGACCACCTACTGGAGCTCGGACCGAAAATTGCTTAAAACTGCTGACGGCATTTTTGTGACTAACCCCATGCAAAGAATTATCCTCGAGCGATATTACCTTTACCCTGAGTATCACACTTATCTTGTACCCTATGGCATCGAAATTCGCGATCTCTCCCCCCGAGAAAAATCAAATGAATTGAGGCAAAAACTAAGTATTCCACTCAATGCAAAAGTGGTCGTCACGATTACAGATATGCAAGAGGTGGCTGAAATCAAAAACCTACTTATTGCCTTTGAAAAAGTCGCCGTAAAAAAGCCCTCGGCCCGATTAATTATTGTAGGGTCTGGGCCTAAGTTGAAACAGATTGAATACCAAACTTATATGCTGGCCCTCGGCACCCGCGTGGTGTTTGCCGGTGCGGTTCGCAACAGTGACCTCCCTGATTATATCGCCTTGGCGGACGTGTTTATTAATATCAGCTCACGCACCACAGGCTTTGAACCCAATCTGCTTGAAGCCATGGCCCAACAAAAGGTCATCGTTGGCTCCGAAGTGAGCCCCATCGCCACAATTGTAGAAGACGGAGACGACGGCTTTCTCATTCGACCCGCTGATACGACGGCACTCACTCATTTATTATTACAGATTTTTACCGAGCAACTCCCTGTCGAGAAAATTGGCGAGCATGCTCGAAACAAAGTCCTTGATCTGTTTGATTCTAACAAAATGGTCGATCAAACTCTTGAAGCCTACCGAAATACGCTGAAGAAATCAGGCCACCAACGCTAG
- a CDS encoding Glu/Leu/Phe/Val dehydrogenase encodes MTSLNTAAKLINMNPNAVERLRTPRRALVVAVPIRMDDHTVKVFPGYRVQHNQTLGPFKGGLRYHPGVNLSEVAGLAALMTFKNSLLNLPLGGAKGGIQVDPSTLSKHELEHLTRRFTSEISPFIGPDKDIPAPDVGTDSQTMAWMLDTYSIETGFSQTGVVTGKPVEIGGSQGRDSATGLGVVYIIEKALETRDETINGSTIAIQGFGKVGMHAAIEAHALGAKVVAVSDVSGGLFHPEGLNIPELVAYTKETGAIAGYPNGEPISNQDLIELDVDVLAPCALDGVIHHENVANVKADIIVEGANGPITAEAHEILCEKNLLIVPDILANGGGVVVSYFEWVQDIVWLFWNEDEVRRKLKTIMYRSFDKVWEFAHKNEKDMRLSAMAVSLQRLEVAMKLRGQAW; translated from the coding sequence ATGACCAGCCTGAATACGGCGGCCAAACTAATCAACATGAACCCTAATGCCGTGGAGCGACTGAGAACGCCGCGACGTGCCCTCGTCGTGGCGGTACCGATTCGCATGGATGACCACACCGTTAAGGTTTTTCCTGGCTACCGGGTGCAGCACAACCAAACTCTTGGGCCTTTTAAGGGCGGGTTACGCTACCATCCTGGAGTGAACCTCAGTGAGGTGGCCGGCCTTGCGGCTCTAATGACGTTTAAAAATTCACTTTTGAATCTTCCTTTGGGTGGCGCCAAAGGCGGCATTCAGGTGGATCCATCCACGCTTTCAAAGCATGAGTTGGAACACCTCACACGCCGATTTACCTCTGAGATTTCACCATTTATTGGTCCTGACAAAGATATCCCAGCTCCCGACGTGGGTACCGATTCACAGACTATGGCTTGGATGCTTGACACCTACTCCATAGAAACAGGCTTTTCTCAAACCGGTGTTGTAACCGGTAAACCCGTGGAAATTGGCGGCTCACAAGGCCGAGACTCAGCCACTGGGCTTGGAGTTGTTTACATAATTGAAAAAGCTCTTGAGACGCGCGATGAAACCATCAACGGTTCTACAATTGCCATTCAAGGTTTTGGTAAAGTGGGTATGCATGCCGCTATTGAAGCCCATGCTCTCGGAGCTAAAGTGGTCGCCGTTAGCGATGTATCGGGCGGGCTATTTCACCCTGAGGGGTTGAACATTCCTGAACTCGTTGCCTATACGAAAGAAACAGGGGCCATAGCGGGTTATCCTAACGGAGAACCGATCAGTAACCAAGATCTTATTGAATTGGACGTGGATGTACTCGCACCCTGCGCCCTTGATGGTGTGATTCATCATGAAAACGTGGCCAACGTTAAAGCAGACATCATCGTTGAGGGCGCTAATGGGCCCATCACCGCCGAGGCCCATGAAATTTTGTGCGAAAAGAACCTGCTGATTGTTCCTGATATTTTGGCCAACGGTGGCGGCGTGGTTGTTAGTTATTTTGAGTGGGTTCAAGACATTGTCTGGCTATTCTGGAATGAAGATGAAGTGCGTAGAAAGCTAAAAACGATCATGTATCGATCCTTCGACAAGGTCTGGGAGTTTGCCCACAAAAATGAAAAAGATATGCGGCTCTCAGCCATGGCCGTGTCTCTTCAACGGCTTGAAGTGGCTATGAAGTTGCGGGGGCAGGCTTGGTAG
- the genX gene encoding EF-P lysine aminoacylase GenX — translation MDRNKYLGEYWPTYPSAPENCRDLRDLALAVKVTPPEGPRWYGGRVQGVDDSLVILADVWGNHLKLHNQHLSPVASGAGEWCKVLRSGDIVAVKLHSSKVTKVEGMCIYEGDLRAELVLLSIAQRQPMSLSVDPQRLVLWQRFLQTVRNYFSQHGFIEVNTPTLVVCPGMEPELEPFSTAFEMGRRWEQWFLPTSPELHMKKLLGQGLYPIFEIKSCFRNGEISAHHQPEFLMLEWYEAFVGLDSVQNHIQGLVEELRKHSMVVGEVSPLEVVTLPDLFKRHLGERLTPQTTYDELAAWAKERDVYLAGDETWNDLFHLLFLSFIEPKLIQYGPLILRKFPPQQAALARLDAEGWADRFEFYWRGLEIGNAFHELNHPDEQRRRFQQDIVTRYEKGRAKVPLDEEFLKTLDAGMPPSSGIAIGLERLFLACQNLQDLKQVRLFPKDE, via the coding sequence ATGGATCGCAATAAGTATTTAGGTGAATATTGGCCCACTTATCCTTCGGCACCAGAAAACTGCCGAGACTTGCGGGATTTGGCCCTGGCGGTGAAAGTGACTCCCCCTGAGGGGCCCAGATGGTATGGCGGACGCGTACAAGGGGTCGACGACAGCCTGGTAATTTTGGCTGATGTGTGGGGAAATCATCTCAAACTACACAATCAGCACTTGTCGCCGGTGGCGTCAGGTGCCGGGGAGTGGTGTAAGGTCCTTCGTAGCGGCGATATTGTAGCGGTAAAACTGCACAGCTCTAAAGTCACCAAGGTCGAGGGAATGTGCATCTACGAGGGGGATTTGCGGGCTGAATTAGTGCTGTTGAGCATCGCTCAGAGGCAACCCATGTCTTTGTCCGTGGACCCGCAGCGGCTGGTACTGTGGCAAAGATTTTTACAAACCGTAAGAAACTACTTTTCGCAGCATGGATTTATAGAAGTCAACACCCCGACTCTGGTGGTTTGTCCCGGCATGGAACCAGAGCTGGAGCCATTTTCAACCGCTTTTGAAATGGGCCGTCGCTGGGAACAGTGGTTTTTGCCCACAAGTCCCGAGCTGCACATGAAAAAGTTATTGGGGCAGGGGCTTTATCCCATTTTTGAAATCAAAAGTTGTTTTCGTAATGGTGAAATATCGGCTCATCATCAGCCTGAGTTCTTAATGCTTGAATGGTATGAGGCCTTTGTCGGTCTTGACTCTGTTCAGAACCATATCCAGGGCCTTGTCGAAGAATTACGAAAGCATTCTATGGTGGTGGGCGAAGTCTCGCCACTAGAAGTGGTCACGCTCCCTGATCTTTTTAAACGGCATTTGGGAGAAAGACTCACTCCGCAGACCACCTACGATGAACTGGCAGCTTGGGCCAAGGAGCGTGATGTTTATTTAGCGGGAGACGAAACTTGGAATGATTTGTTTCATCTGCTGTTTTTGTCATTTATCGAGCCAAAGCTTATTCAATATGGACCACTTATACTGCGGAAGTTCCCCCCTCAACAAGCTGCATTGGCGCGCTTAGATGCTGAAGGTTGGGCCGATCGCTTCGAATTTTATTGGCGAGGTCTAGAAATAGGCAACGCCTTTCATGAACTGAATCATCCCGACGAACAACGACGGCGGTTTCAGCAAGACATCGTTACCCGCTACGAAAAAGGGCGTGCAAAGGTACCTCTTGATGAGGAGTTCTTAAAAACCCTGGATGCAGGAATGCCACCCAGTAGTGGAATTGCCATAGGGCTGGAGCGCTTATTCTTAGCTTGCCAAAATTTGCAGGATCTCAAGCAGGTGAGGCTATTTCCAAAAGATGAGTAA